Proteins found in one Microbacterium sp. LWS13-1.2 genomic segment:
- a CDS encoding YciI family protein — protein MTQYFLTVPHDTADEPTMETMQDFDPAELEALMAAVDKLNSDLKDAGAFVAAGGLEPPSTAITVDVTGTEPTRTPGPFVEATEYVGGFWIIDAPDQEKALAWAEQASAALGSRIEVRALQEEPDEA, from the coding sequence ATGACGCAGTACTTCCTCACCGTTCCGCACGACACCGCCGATGAGCCGACGATGGAGACCATGCAGGATTTCGACCCCGCCGAACTCGAAGCCCTGATGGCCGCCGTCGACAAGTTGAACTCTGACCTGAAAGACGCCGGCGCCTTCGTCGCGGCGGGCGGCCTAGAGCCGCCGTCCACCGCGATCACCGTCGACGTGACCGGAACCGAGCCCACCCGCACACCCGGCCCGTTCGTCGAGGCGACCGAGTACGTCGGCGGGTTCTGGATCATCGACGCCCCTGACCAGGAGAAGGCGCTCGCCTGGGCCGAGCAAGCCTCGGCCGCCCTCGGCTCCCGTATCGAGGTCCGCGCCCTCCAGGAGGAACCCGACGAAGCCTAA
- a CDS encoding TetR family transcriptional regulator C-terminal domain-containing protein — translation MPKQVDHRERRESIARALWTIVDRQGWARATMREVASEAGVSLGQLQHYFSSRAEMLAFAIEFAADQTSQRVAQGMATLDQPPHPRDVLRVVVVELLPLRPDARATSRMNAAYVLEAMHDPALHRQVAIGLRDGRAMIEHLIRQAVDHGQIPADRDPAIETDLVLALTGFAPLLELNVIEPHAALAAIDQHLDGLFCSSS, via the coding sequence GTGCCCAAGCAGGTCGATCATCGCGAGCGACGCGAGTCCATCGCCCGTGCGCTGTGGACGATCGTCGACCGGCAAGGCTGGGCGCGAGCGACCATGCGCGAAGTGGCCAGTGAAGCGGGAGTCTCGCTGGGGCAGCTGCAGCACTACTTTTCGTCTCGCGCAGAGATGCTGGCATTCGCGATCGAGTTCGCCGCCGATCAGACGTCTCAGCGTGTCGCACAGGGCATGGCGACGCTCGACCAGCCTCCGCATCCTCGTGACGTGCTGCGAGTGGTTGTTGTAGAGCTTCTCCCTCTTCGGCCTGATGCTCGGGCGACCAGTCGCATGAATGCGGCCTACGTCCTCGAGGCGATGCACGACCCCGCGCTGCACCGGCAGGTCGCAATCGGACTGCGTGACGGCCGCGCGATGATCGAACACCTCATCCGACAGGCGGTGGACCACGGGCAGATACCCGCCGACCGCGACCCGGCGATCGAAACGGACCTCGTTCTCGCGCTGACGGGCTTCGCGCCGCTTCTCGAACTCAACGTGATCGAACCGCATGCAGCGCTCGCGGCCATCGACCAGCACCTCGATGGACTCTTCTGTTCCTCGTCGTGA
- a CDS encoding YciI family protein, with amino-acid sequence MTKYFLTVPHDSAEEPTMATMDPAELEAALAAVGEFNAALEESGALLFAGGLYPPSTAKTVDVSTGEPRVLDEPFVEAPAYVGGFWLIEVADEAAAVEWTIRAATALQGRIEVRALQEVSDA; translated from the coding sequence ATGACGAAGTACTTCCTCACCGTGCCTCATGACTCAGCCGAGGAGCCGACGATGGCAACGATGGACCCCGCTGAACTCGAGGCCGCACTTGCCGCGGTCGGCGAGTTTAACGCCGCTCTCGAGGAGTCGGGGGCGTTGCTGTTCGCGGGCGGACTGTATCCGCCTTCGACCGCGAAGACAGTGGACGTCTCCACAGGTGAGCCCCGTGTGCTTGACGAGCCCTTCGTCGAGGCGCCGGCGTACGTGGGCGGCTTCTGGTTGATCGAGGTGGCGGACGAGGCCGCAGCGGTGGAGTGGACGATCAGGGCGGCAACAGCGTTGCAGGGACGAATCGAGGTGCGCGCACTGCAGGAGGTGTCGGACGCCTAG
- a CDS encoding DUF1992 domain-containing protein, translating to MTEPEWGPPLAFFNPAAIAFDTETMIALIADMQIRKAIERGEFDNLPGAGKPLDLSDHDDPDWWLKSLMKREGIVMLPPSIQLRKEDAALDEQLDQLLNEIAVRREIEQFNERVIRARYQLPAGPPLITTPRDIEATVGAWNDRRVTRAENARQQAEEEARARGEANRNDRKRRRLFRKRSHGSSPRGSEA from the coding sequence ATGACAGAACCGGAATGGGGACCACCCCTCGCTTTCTTCAACCCCGCCGCCATCGCCTTCGATACGGAAACGATGATCGCGCTGATCGCAGATATGCAGATCCGCAAGGCGATCGAGCGGGGCGAGTTCGACAATCTGCCCGGAGCCGGCAAGCCGCTCGACCTGTCTGACCACGATGACCCCGATTGGTGGCTCAAGAGCCTCATGAAGCGGGAGGGGATCGTGATGCTGCCGCCGTCCATCCAGCTGCGCAAGGAGGACGCCGCGCTGGACGAGCAGCTCGATCAGCTCTTGAACGAGATCGCCGTGCGTCGTGAGATCGAGCAGTTCAACGAGCGCGTCATCCGCGCCCGCTATCAACTGCCCGCGGGGCCGCCTCTGATCACCACGCCACGTGACATCGAGGCCACCGTGGGCGCGTGGAACGATCGCCGGGTGACCCGCGCGGAGAATGCTCGTCAGCAGGCTGAGGAAGAAGCTCGGGCGCGTGGAGAGGCGAACAGGAATGACCGCAAACGCCGACGACTATTCCGCAAGCGAAGCCATGGATCTTCACCTCGCGGCTCTGAGGCATGA